gaaaaacataaacatgtttgtaaaggatttcattttgatgttaCTCCATGTATCATACAACAGCTGTCCTAAAAAAACAGTTCTAGAGGGCATTTGTATGATACTGTCACAAGTCTGGCATAACCTCCATATTGTCAGAGTGGTAGTACTGAGACTGCTACCATCATTTTCTTAAGACAAGCACGTAAGGaggacaaaacatttctgtttttggctTTCACAGTGTAGGCCTAACAGGTAGctgtctctctctacctctTCTAATCACCCATGGCATTATATTAGCCAACTAGTTTCTTGTCTATGCCCAGTATGGAGGACCAGCCCTGACTTACTAGGctttttaaagttaaacattttatttaaaacaaataataatgtagaaattctaaaaaaaaaaaaaaattataaaatgtattcattaaatatttatagaTTAATTTATCAATTTAGtctaaatgtatttgtaaatgtattttatcaaTTTTATTCACTTACAATATCCAGGTCAGGTTTGGCCTTTCATAGGCCAAGCAAAATCAACACAACTCTCAAGTACATGGCCTgcatcttttacatttttaaatcaaatatttatcaCAAAACAGCTGTTTACAGTTATTCAAGGAAGTTAATATTAAGGCATTAACAATGGTTgcactgtttttgttattattatttattatattattattccCTTTAAAAACACCTGACTCGATTAAATATATGTACACTTATAATTAACAATtgaacaataaacaataattaGATTAGCTGTATTAATTAGCATAATTGAAAAATAGTATCAAACCCATGTACGTGATTGGTAGAGCCCATTCTGCTCATTAGTCACCATAAACTGCCTCTTCACACATCCTCTGTGTGCcaataaaaatgtcttgttttaaaatcaACAGCAAATTATAATTATACACAAACATTCAATCCACATCCCTGGCTATGCCATCTCGATATTATTGATTTGGTCAGGGTGGTCAGATCACCATctaaacactttcatttttgggtTCATATTACAGTTGCCACAAAAATCAAATGATTAGGTAGAatgagtaaaaattaaaaagagattattaataattttcaacatatatatatatgttgaagaaacatttttatgagaACTTTCTTCTTTGCTCTCTGGCTTGTACTTTCTTAAAATGctaaaactaaaatattaaatgtatttaatttttctgaCATTGCCTCAtatgggtgaaaaaaaaagatccattAATTatagattttgatttttttttcagataagtttttaatttctttcttgaGGACAGGATGAGGCTTTCTGTCTGTTCCAGATGGAAATCCCCTTCTTTTCAATGCTGTTTTTTACAGCACAGTAACTGATCTTGATCATGAGTTTAGTAACAGAGGATTTCAAAAACATCTCTGTTATATATCAATGGCCCTTCTGTCTGCTGAAAGCAAATGTTgttttgcccttttttttttctataaagcagaaaaatgtacattcctctgcagacacagcacaaaCTTCTAAAGGCCAAATGAGTTGAGACATTTACATCTGAAAACATCAACTGCACAGCTGTTACATTTACAGTACTGTACTCTCATCagtttatcacacacacacacacaaagcctttGTGTGGCTATTTTATCTGACAATAACTAAAACACCCCTTTAAATAAGCGAATAAGTGAAGTGATAATGTGGTGATCACAAACTCTTGTTATGTTGGCCTCTTTATTTGAAGGAAATACATAACATGTAAAAAGTTGTAAAGATTGTATATAccactttaaaataaattgtacAACATAGTCCTGTTCTATCAGTTTCAAGCTAACATGGGATGCTGCTTTTTTTAATACCCACAGCATTTATATGTGTCAAACCAGGTTCACTTTGGGGATACAATAAAGCATTAAGAAGCACAGTCTCGTTAAATTTAATAGggtttattttcaacatttatgtAACAGATAATAGACAATCCTACTGTACATTTACAATCCTCGGCAACAGctctgcagaaaacacaaataattaaGTGCTGAAACTAAAATAGCCTACCATTTCACATactacaaaacataaaatgaaaattaagctttaattcaaaatgaaaaaataaattcagtgatAATAGTGGGAACCATGTAAACCAGCTGCAAACTTTGGGAAGCAGTGTACAACAATCTACATTAACACGCACATTTCACATTACATGGTAGCCATCATCTAACCATTAATGTTTATTATGGCCtgattgtaaaagaaaaatctacACTTCAATAAAGATATATTACTGCATTTCAGTTTCTCTACAGAGGAAAAACTTAAGTCAGTTATAGAGTCTAAAATGCAGGTCCTGTTTGCAACAAATCCTTAGGATCAATTAAGAATACATTATATCATAggatatataaaataaaatgtaaaactacagTTGTTTCTCAgtgaacattttgattttgtcagttAAAACTGTTGCTAAAGCTTAGGCTGTCTTTTGGAGCTTTTATGTGTGCAGGACTTTAGACTagacaaaaaaagcattaagaggtggaaaaaaaaaagtctttattttcaaatggaCCATTAAGCCAAGGTCTCGCTCCTTGGAAGTACATAACTTAAATCAGGCGCCAACCCGTTTCCCGTTTCAGAAACCGTCCCCATTTGCACATTTCACGCAAACCACACAGAACTCCAAGAAAAGTAACTTCGTTATGCCCTCTTTCATAAACTCCCTCAAGCCCTTGGCAATTGGCATACCACAAACAAGGCCGCTCATGTGATTTAGCACatcctcttttttcttcagtcatCGAGACATTTATTTTGGGGGTTGTTAGACCTAATTTACACGCAACgccaacaaacacactgcaacGAACATGTTTTTTAGGTGTTTCCAGTGATTTTAAGGCCCTTCTTGCATCGCGCCTTAATAGTTTGCGCTGTCTTAACTTGACGAATTAACAAGAGGAAACGGTCGGCCTTAAAATGACTCAAGGAAGTTCCAGGTCCCAGACATTATTAAAATCACTCAACACTTTTTACAACATACTTTTCTCCAACACACAATATCTTAACGGCGCGTTTTGTCAAGCTTTGAGTTTAGTTGACTTTAAACAGGCCTAACAACTCCTTAAGAAAACGAGCCAACTTTTGACATAATACAAAGGCATTtgctcaggtttttttttccaaagcgaaataaaatctgtttatttacacGATTTCCTAAACGTAGCTTTTCAAGGCATTTAAAACAGATCACATTTCCACCAACAATAAGGCACTTTAAGAAACCCACACTTGACACGATTTGCAGAAGGAAAGgctttttaaagatttctaCTTGGTTTAACAAAAATTAAACGTTTGTTAATTAGGCTACAGTGTGGTCCAGTAGCTGACTGACTCCTGTCTAAAAGAGTTACCAGTCTAATGAGCTCTCTGTTAGTTTAAGAGAGTCATTGCTGGGTTAAATGTCCAGTGTCCGTGTCCCGTACGCTGCACGCTGCAGCGTAACGCAGCAATAAATAAGAGTGAAACCATGTCTGAAAATAATCGTAAAATCCACAGTGAGTCTTGACTAGAGATACAAAGTTTTGTGAACAGCACTTTTACAGCATTTCAGCACAAATCAGCCACTGACAAAATGGCGATCCAGAAAGAACATTCTTGATAACCTTGACAAATGTCGGCCTACATGGTGTCACACGCCGAAGCACCAAGAGCACAGGACCAGCTCCTGCAGGGTTTTACGCAGCTCCTGGCTCCGGTAGGCGTAGATGAGCGGATCGATGAGCGAGTTacagatgatgaggatgaggaaaaggTTGAAGTTTCTGAAGAAACAGTTGCAGAAGGGGCTGGTGGGGcaggtgaggatgaggatgaggtgGAGGAAGAAGGGGCCCCAGCATAAAATGAAGACTCCGAGCAGGATGGTGAGGGTAATCGCTCCCTTCATGCTCGTGGATTGGCGCCTGCTTTTGTTGACAGCCATGATGCGTCGGGAGTGCACGTGCGCCAGGAGGAACATGTGCAGGTACAGCACGGCGTTAAACACCAGGGTTGTGCAGAAGAAGGTCACGAGGCACACGATGACGGCGTTGTCGGTGTGGTACACGATGAAGAGGATACTGGAGGTGATGCTGGCCAGCCACACCACCACGATGATGATGACGGCGCGCTGCGTGGTCATGATGCTGTGATAGCGCAGCGCGTAAAAGATTGTGATGTAGCGATCCGCGGCGATGGTGCACAGAAAGGAGAGCGAAGACACCACGGAGCTGCAGATCATCACGTCGATCACATTGTCCAGGTGGCGCAGCATGCCAGGGTGCGCGTCCATCAGGCCGTGGTCGTTGAGAAGCATGAAGATGGTCTCCACCACGTTGCTCACACTCACCAACAGATCGGACACGGCCAGGCAGCAGATGAAGTAGTACATGGGCGAGTGCAGATTGCGGTTCTTGATGATGGCCAGAATCACCAGGATGTTCTCCACCAGGCTGATGAGCCCCAGAGCCAGGAAGAGCTCCTGGGGGATGAGGATCTGCACGCAGCCCAAAGAGTTTCGCTCTCCGGTGGTGAGGTTGGTTTCGTTCTCCTCTATAAAGTCATTTAGCGGGCCGAGCTCCATGTGGAGGATGTAGGGGTTATGCAGCGACCTGTTGGTAATTTCCATGTCTGACGGACTTCTAGTTTGCAGGCTGACTTGTTGCGAAAAAGGAAAAACTTGGAGGGAAAAATCAAGCGAGCAGTTGTTTAGTTGTTGGACCCATCAGCGTATCCAGTCTAACGAGCAGTTATTAACACTACTAATTTCAGCCATTTAATAAGCACGTCTTGCCTGCCGGGGGAGCAATGAAGTCAACACAGCACAGCTGCCCGGAGACCTGGCGCGTTTGTCCGGGTGAAAAGCCGTCTTCCTTCCAACAGATGCAACCTGTCCAGCGCGGAGATCCATAAAACGTCCTCCTCCGTACCCGTCAGTTCCCAAATCTCCCCTATCAGTTCAGACTGCTCGAGCCCACACGATGAAACGAAATGTCTTTTCTGGAGCTGGAGACTGTGACTTGTTTGAACATTTGCGGATGCTGCGGACTCCTCCTCTCACGCCACCGTCAGCAGGGCTGCGGCCCCGTGTCAGCCATGTGGAGACAGGAGAGCACAGCTTTGATTCAGCGTTGGTATGTAATCTCTTACATCTTTGACACGTTTGTGAAAGTAAATGTTATTATCTCCGCGAAAGGGCTTTTGTTGTAACCATGATGGTAAATTCTCCCCCTTGAACACCACTTGACCTGTCAGCTCCCCCCttgaacctttttttctgtgaatgaCGCCTAAAAAGCACCTTTTAAATCTTGTATGGGCATGTAGAATCGGTCCAATCCAATCTAAAAGTTAAACCACTGTTAAGGAATATCAAAGGAGATCTTTATATGTgatcaaatgaaaaatggacTCACTTGTAATGAAATTTCAGATTTGGGTCTCTTCTGGACTTTCTGTTCTTTGTGACTATTGATTTGAACAGCTGAAACTGATCTGGCGTGAGGAAGAAACGTTTGAATCCAGTTTGAGCAGGATTTAGTGAGCATATGGTTTAACATGTTTgctgtatatatctatatcaaCCTAGCTTTAAATAGATTTAatacaaaatgtgttggtaCTGACATGGTCTTGCCTtgaaaacatcttaaaaaacTGATCATTTCTATTTACTATAATTAGGAATTTAATTCCAGGTTGTAGCTcactcacagtcacactcaAGATAAGCTCAGTGTGGTGACCTGGTATGACTGGACCGTGGTGCACATCTTGTGTTTTCCAGTGCACACATTCAGGCCTGAAATTACTGATCAGTCAGCCAACCAACAGACAATTAATCtataaacattttcatatgcGATTAACTGTTAAACTTTTGCAGCCAGCAAAAATATCAGCCATTTTCTgatctcaaatgtgaggatttgctgctctgttttgtttacaaaGGGCTTTTTCTCATCATGTTTATGACCAAATAATTAAGAAACTAATCTGCAGACTATaaagaaaacactaaaaaaaacccaatcaTTTTACTGATTTAATGTTATGGTATTTAATTATACAGTAATTACTAACCATCTGTACAGCAGTGGTGGCAATACTGGAGTCACACCAGACAGCCTCGGAgcctaagacacacacacagctccttaTGAGGCACTAGTATGAAAGCCTTTCTATACTGCCAGTGGATCACATGAAAAGTTCCAACAGCCTCAACCATAGCTCCAGGTGAACTAGGAACAATGACATCATTTGACAATTAAGCACAGTCAGACTGTGTTATTATGCAGCTCAGTGGGTAACAGATTTAGTGTATGGACAGCTTCAGCACATATATAGAGGGTGATCTGTTCAGTGTCTCTACAGTGTATGtctgaaaaatatataaatatataaataaatatatggtGCCCTTATTGTGattggaaaaggaaaaagagacagaaaggataTTCATAAAGAGCTCCAACTGGAGGTCTTTTTGTGTGAGAGATTTGACAGGACGACAAATTGAGCACATCATGAGACGGATTTCTTCTTCACACATGAAAACCGTGTAAAGCAGTTGCAGACTGTACGGCAGACTCATCTTAGCATCTATTTGTGACAACACAAGAGTGAAACACTGGAAATGGTGAAATATAGGCCTAATGAATATTTTGTTGACATGTTGCCCATTACAGCCACAGATTTTAAGTGCAGTGAATCAACATCACTGAGTGAGGTCATGAGTATTGTGCTGACTGTGCAAAGGAAATACTAAAATCAATTTactcaaaatatataaaatatctgCCATACTCATGCTCTGCATGTAACTTGATGGAAAACAGCAAACTACCAgctcaaactgaaatgtgacaCTCAGTTCCAAACACAGCAGGAGTGAGGCAGCATGACAGAGTCGGAAAACAGAAGACATCCTGCAGGAAtgatttacacacaaaacacaggcttgaagcagaagaaaatgtaattagatttttttccaatgaaaatgatgtatttctttttggACTAGACCAAAGAACAGACTCCCACAGTTGTGAAAGTCTCAATTTAACATAAGCTGAAATTATCACGAGGCAGGTcttaacaaatgaacaaatgcatCCACAACTCGTCACAAAAGAAACGAGATATCAGTCGCAACAGGATCTCACTAAGATTTGTTGGCGATTTTTTTCCCTATCTCAGTGTCTGagtttgcagaaacattttcttaaaatagTTTGATGTAATTTGggacatttatatttattgatttatttattcattcatcccTTGATGTTTAGGAGCTAATTGAAAGGTGTGACTAGCAGAATATCCTCAAAGAAACTTTTGGTGCAAATCCATGAGAGTAAAATTTTAGTTCTGTAACATTTTGTATCTAAAGTGCTACCAAGTCCAATTATGAAGTTGTGATACAGAGCGTCCACTCAAGATGAAAACAGTTTCAaatttttctctcatttcataAAGCAGTCCACTGTTCGTGAACATAAAAAACCTCAGAAACTAGAGGGCAAAGAACAAAGAATAGCGCCAATTATATGCAAGTGCTGCTCAACTGAAAATGACCGGAGATGCCGGAActgcaaaaatgtttattataaataaacacTGCCAAGTATATGACAGTTTCCCTGAACCAATGTGACTGTTCTGACTCTGGAATAAAGGTCCCCATATTCACAATTATCTGGATCACCCAAgagtaattttatttaatcaatgCCACTGAAGCAGAGGAGTGGACAGGCTTGGAACACTACATCTTCCTTTCActttaataaaaatatgattCAGTTCTTCCACACAATctctttttaattaaacaacattaaatatttgcatttttcataaTGGAATTAAGTTTCTTGTCATTTGATTCCTCTTGATTCTCGCACTTAAAATTccacctctgtctccctcctctctcagtcccattcctcctcatctctgtagGGGTTGTCCTCTCTCGGCGGCTCTTGAAACCTGATGTTTGCCAGCATGTCCCTCATTGCCGCCATCAGACGATTCACTTCCTGGTTCAGCTCCTGACCTGCTTGAGCTACTTCCATACCATCCCCCAGGACCTCTTCACCcttaacatgaaaacaaaagtcagcTAATTTACAGGTCTCTGGAATCACAGAAGTTTCTGTTAGTCTAGCATATCTAATCTGAGCATTctcttacattttaaaatatgatgaGTGTAAGAAAATACTAACATAGTTACCGCTAATTAACAAAAGACTGGTTAATTAGTAAGAGGTGAGAGTttcatgattgggtatgaaagaaACATCCTTAAAAGGCCCAGTTGTTCACAAGCAAAGATGGGGTGAGGTCTAAGGAAGACTAAGTTTAAAGACTTTACAGGATGGGTAATGCTCTCCCCATCATGACAACGTATTTGCATAAATGTAGCCAGCTAACTGGGGCCCACCACACTGAACCTGATTGGCTAAGTGTTTCCTGCCACAAACCGCCTATTTCTGTATCTTTAGTTCTTTACCACTTCAGTGGAGATGTAGGGGGCCTCAGTCGATCCAGTCAGGGGATAACCTAGGTGATGACCTACGTGGCCATGTGTCAGACACACTCAACTCCCTGCAAATCTCACTCCCAAAGTCAGCTAAGCAGCATGGGGACACATAGATGTATCATGATCACAAAAAAGTGCATTATGGACAGGCAGGACATGGACGGACAAGCCACAGACCACGGCGACACCTCACATATGTCCACTCACTCCACCAAACAGGGTCGCCAACACGATCACTCTATATGCAAGTAAGCTTATGTGAGACGTCTCAAGGAGACTAAATTGAATGCAACTGGACGTTTAGCCTGGTCTAGTTTTGATGAACAtaaactgatgaagcctcttggatgaaaaaacccccccaaaaaacaaaaaccaaaaaacaaagacatataACCAAGTCCAGTTTCTATTCTATTCCGTCTCGAGACAGCTGTGACCTGAATAAATGAGAATATCCAGACTTGTGTGAGGCAACACTTATAAGTTAATTACTCATATGTAAATCTGTTGGTTTCAACAGTAAAGAAAACCACGAGACAGCGTAGCTTCCTTTGTCTTCACTGTAATTCCTTTATCCatgtcctctttcttcctcttcataaGTAGATAACACGATCAGGATGTGTGGAACTGTCTCCATGGAAACGTGCCCTGGGCCACTTTCTTAACATTACGCATGTATAGTTGTCCCACATGATGTTCACTGCATGGTTGTACTTGATATATGCATCTTGTAGTGGCAGCAATTGCTTTGTGCTATACACAAACAGTGGAATAAAAGACCAACAATGGGATCAAAACAAATcgagttgttttttttataaagtcTCAGTATACATAGAAGGAGAAATATCCATAGGTCTGTGCACAGAATTCATGATCTCCTAGGTGCACGTTGTTTGGACATAAATTAGACTTGTTCTGTGCTTGATCTACTAAGGAAAGAACACTATTTTGTACTCTAAACATTCAGATAGCATCTGTCCCCATTTATCACAGGGGCCAAACCTGCCaaacataacaataatacaCATCAGGGAGAAAGAGTGTTTGCATGTCCCACAAGTCCTAATACCTACAACAGCAAAGTTGCTCATTGTCTTCTGATTTTTTGAGCTACCTCCTCTATGATTAAGGTACATTTGGGTTTTAGGCAACTAAAACTGCTCACTTAATGctaagagaagaaaagaacaacactgattcatttttcattttcttattccCCCCAAGTCCCATGCTTGGTAAACTGCAAtagtatatatacagtatatatagtataataCCCTTACTCCCTTGCATAAGAACAAATGGTGATGTTTCACATGACGCCAGAAGTACAAGGTATCTAATGAAAACAAGTGCTTGCAAGATACTTCTAGCACTGCCTGTAGTGATGTCTATGATCTATCGGTGAGAAGCTCTGAGAGCCAATATGTTGAAATcattacataaaaacacatgtaaaagaaaaaaaaataagtagaACTTTTTCTTGTCTACACTGTAAAAGGTAACATTAAGTGTTAACAGCAGGGAGGCCCACGAGCTTCAGCAGTAGCTGCACAGTGTGATGATTtatatcatcacatttttttcaaattcagatATGAGAAAGCCAGCCACTTGGTGCAGGAATGAACTgttgaaatgattaaatgaaagaGTGTACACAGAAAAACTAGAaagattttgaatttttaaaattaagGTTGAAAATTATGGGCAAGGAAAATTGATGAATTGACTT
The Scatophagus argus isolate fScaArg1 chromosome 1, fScaArg1.pri, whole genome shotgun sequence DNA segment above includes these coding regions:
- the mc1r gene encoding melanocyte-stimulating hormone receptor; protein product: MEITNRSLHNPYILHMELGPLNDFIEENETNLTTGERNSLGCVQILIPQELFLALGLISLVENILVILAIIKNRNLHSPMYYFICCLAVSDLLVSVSNVVETIFMLLNDHGLMDAHPGMLRHLDNVIDVMICSSVVSSLSFLCTIAADRYITIFYALRYHSIMTTQRAVIIIVVVWLASITSSILFIVYHTDNAVIVCLVTFFCTTLVFNAVLYLHMFLLAHVHSRRIMAVNKSRRQSTSMKGAITLTILLGVFILCWGPFFLHLILILTCPTSPFCNCFFRNFNLFLILIICNSLIDPLIYAYRSQELRKTLQELVLCSWCFGV